AGAAAAATCCGGTTCTTACATGGAAATACCGGCTGCCGTTGATCCTTCTCCCGAAAATTATATCGATGACGAAGATTGGTCCTTGGATGACGAATCTGTCATTGACGAAGAAGAAAACGATGTCTGCGTGGCAGTATAAATTTAAGTTATAGGAATGATTCATATCATATTTTGAAGAATGATACTGATAGGAGAAGGAGGGTGGGTGCTGCTAAACCCCCTCCTCCTCCTTTTGTCGGTTTCGTTATTTGTTCTGTTTGTTTTCTGCACTTTCCGCCGCAAGACTCTTAAGGATAGTGGAATCGATTTTATCCTGATCCACGCCTTTTAAAATGGCCATGATCAAAACACAGTTTTTCTGTTTAACGTCCGACAGAACTTTATTAATCCCGTTATCCGTTTTCGCTATCTCCGTTTTTTCTCGTAGCGGGAGCGAGGTAAGCCATCTGTCTAGCTCTATCCTGGGATACCGTACCCATTTCGCACCCT
This sequence is a window from Synergistaceae bacterium DZ-S4. Protein-coding genes within it:
- a CDS encoding helix-turn-helix domain-containing protein, whose amino-acid sequence is MNDTCCCTKNQALLTTEEAALYLGVPVSYLICARSPKCPGCLVPPPKFVRLRAEKKGAKWVRYPRIELDRWLTSLPLREKTEIAKTDNGINKVLSDVKQKNCVLIMAILKGVDQDKIDSTILKSLAAESAENKQNK